A genomic region of Desulfosarcina ovata subsp. ovata contains the following coding sequences:
- a CDS encoding helicase-related protein, which produces MNLEQLKPNAIAYGPVFPEPVKIIAVVPMGSSVKVIAEGLDSGKVHQPVLSPEQIATLEVSPDSKPYDGDSERFRLGIESIRLGLAYEYDPYFSLSIARVDPLPHQLEAVYDYFLKLPRIRFLLADDPGAGKTIMAGLLVKELKVRGLIRRVLIVTPANLSFQWQRELKDRFREDFTVIRSDLLRANYGANPWQDIDQVITSVSWVSRIEDAKDSLMRSHWDLVIVDEAHKMSAYGEDKKTLAYQLGESLSRMTDHYLLMTATPHKGDPKNFSLFLRLLDPDVYADVKSIHLAMERNEAPFYLRRVKEALVTFPDQKTGKSKSLFTKRIVHTAGFEIDDEELDFYDALTQYVEDQSIRASEQNTAAARAVGFTMAMLQRRFASSIYAVRRTLERMIQKRRWILENPEEYRQKQIEKKIPDDFEDLPEDMQQSVLEAAEAAVISIDPQALRDDIVELENLVEKACALEKREVESKLVRLKSFLTDENFFDDPRMKLLIFTEHKDTLDYLVADGHDGRPLGKLREWGFNATQIHGGMKIGDRNTPGTRIYAEREFREDCQILVATEAAGEGINLQFCWYMINYDIPWNPNRLEQRMGRIHRYGQEKDCYIQNFVATNTREGRVFEKLFERIDKIEADLDPNRTGKVFNVLGDVFPANQIERMLRDMYAHNQMTEELIKSRIIEQVDTERLREITESTLEGLAKRSLNLSAIVGKSEEAKERRLVPEVIEGFFLGAAPLAGVSPKAQQQNRHVYRIGRLPRNLMPLANELEPQFGRLGREYKHIVFDKEELQEDPTLEWVTPGHPLFECIRVFIERDVRDCHSRGAVFYDLHASNPAHLDVFSAEVRDGRANVLHKRLFVVQTDVNGRMMVKQPTIFLDLSLAPKGTEIPAGLTPPDATALEIALHEQALQPLLKAEIGRREQETRRISEHMEISLNAVIDKVQCQFAELMNQKEAGTNEIGLEGRLKMTEDRLDELNNRLETRRAELLQERECTISNIHRFASAWVLPHPDREAPDIKPMVSDPEIERIAVETVIAHEEARGWKVQSVESENRGFDLISRRPHSEDPQTSVEVRFIEVKGRSHIGEVALTTNEFQTAERLQGDFWLYVVFNCATNPELHIIRNPARLGWKPLVKIEHYHVGPQDILRAEEG; this is translated from the coding sequence ATGAATCTCGAACAACTCAAACCAAATGCCATCGCATACGGGCCAGTGTTCCCTGAACCCGTGAAAATCATTGCCGTTGTTCCAATGGGAAGCTCGGTTAAAGTTATCGCGGAAGGGCTGGATTCAGGCAAAGTTCATCAGCCCGTTCTGTCCCCGGAACAGATAGCGACACTCGAAGTTTCGCCCGATTCAAAGCCATACGACGGAGATTCGGAGCGTTTCCGGCTTGGGATTGAATCTATTCGTTTAGGTTTGGCATATGAATATGATCCCTACTTCAGTCTTTCCATTGCTCGCGTAGACCCTCTGCCGCACCAGCTTGAAGCTGTTTATGATTACTTTCTCAAACTCCCGCGTATCCGGTTTCTGCTCGCCGATGATCCCGGTGCCGGAAAAACCATCATGGCAGGATTACTTGTCAAAGAATTGAAAGTCCGTGGTCTGATTCGCCGTGTGCTGATCGTCACCCCCGCCAATCTTTCCTTTCAGTGGCAGCGTGAACTCAAAGACCGTTTCCGCGAGGACTTCACAGTGATCCGGAGCGACTTGCTTCGGGCCAATTACGGCGCTAATCCCTGGCAGGATATAGACCAGGTGATCACATCCGTTTCCTGGGTGTCCCGCATCGAGGATGCAAAGGACAGTTTGATGCGCAGCCACTGGGATCTGGTGATTGTCGATGAAGCACACAAAATGAGCGCCTATGGCGAGGACAAAAAGACGCTGGCATATCAATTGGGGGAGTCGTTGTCGCGTATGACGGACCATTACCTCTTAATGACTGCGACACCGCATAAAGGCGATCCCAAGAACTTCTCACTATTCCTGCGGCTGCTCGATCCGGACGTGTATGCCGACGTAAAGAGCATACACCTCGCTATGGAACGTAATGAGGCTCCGTTTTATTTGCGCCGCGTCAAGGAAGCGCTGGTCACCTTCCCTGATCAAAAAACCGGAAAATCGAAGAGCCTGTTCACCAAGCGGATTGTCCACACTGCCGGATTCGAAATAGACGATGAGGAACTGGATTTCTACGATGCGTTAACCCAATATGTTGAAGACCAGTCCATTCGTGCGTCGGAACAGAACACGGCGGCAGCAAGGGCCGTCGGATTTACAATGGCCATGCTTCAAAGGCGTTTCGCATCGAGCATTTATGCCGTCCGGCGCACCCTGGAAAGAATGATACAGAAGCGTCGCTGGATTCTTGAGAATCCTGAAGAATACCGGCAAAAACAAATTGAGAAGAAAATACCAGACGATTTCGAAGATCTGCCCGAGGACATGCAGCAATCCGTTCTGGAAGCCGCTGAAGCAGCCGTCATTTCCATCGACCCCCAAGCCCTTCGCGATGATATCGTTGAACTCGAAAACCTGGTCGAGAAGGCGTGTGCGCTGGAAAAACGGGAAGTGGAGTCAAAACTCGTTCGGCTAAAATCCTTCCTGACCGACGAGAATTTCTTTGATGACCCTCGGATGAAGCTGCTCATATTTACCGAACATAAAGACACACTGGACTATCTCGTGGCCGATGGCCACGACGGGCGTCCTCTCGGGAAGTTACGAGAATGGGGATTCAACGCCACGCAAATCCATGGTGGTATGAAGATCGGCGACCGGAACACCCCTGGGACCCGTATCTATGCAGAACGAGAGTTCAGGGAGGATTGCCAGATTCTCGTAGCCACAGAGGCTGCCGGTGAGGGCATCAACCTTCAGTTCTGCTGGTACATGATCAACTACGACATCCCGTGGAACCCAAATCGACTCGAGCAGCGTATGGGGCGTATCCATCGCTACGGTCAGGAAAAGGACTGCTATATCCAAAACTTCGTGGCGACGAACACCCGTGAAGGCCGGGTTTTCGAAAAGCTCTTTGAGCGGATTGATAAGATCGAAGCCGATCTGGACCCGAACCGCACAGGTAAGGTCTTCAATGTCCTTGGCGACGTCTTTCCTGCCAACCAAATCGAGCGGATGCTCCGGGACATGTATGCGCACAACCAGATGACCGAGGAACTCATCAAATCACGGATCATTGAACAGGTGGATACCGAACGCTTGCGCGAGATCACGGAATCCACGCTGGAGGGACTGGCCAAACGAAGCCTGAACCTATCGGCCATTGTCGGAAAGTCCGAAGAGGCCAAAGAGCGCCGTCTTGTGCCGGAGGTCATTGAGGGTTTTTTTCTTGGAGCCGCACCGCTGGCCGGCGTTTCACCCAAAGCACAGCAGCAGAACCGGCACGTTTACCGCATCGGGCGTCTGCCCCGCAATCTGATGCCGCTTGCCAATGAACTCGAGCCACAATTCGGCCGCCTGGGCAGAGAATACAAGCACATCGTCTTTGACAAAGAGGAGCTTCAGGAAGATCCAACCCTCGAGTGGGTGACACCCGGCCATCCATTGTTTGAGTGCATCCGCGTTTTTATTGAGCGCGATGTGAGAGATTGCCATTCACGCGGCGCTGTATTCTACGATTTGCACGCATCAAACCCCGCGCATCTGGACGTTTTCTCAGCGGAGGTGCGGGATGGGCGGGCCAATGTGCTTCACAAGCGCCTGTTTGTCGTTCAGACTGACGTCAACGGTCGTATGATGGTCAAGCAACCGACCATTTTTCTTGACCTGTCTCTTGCGCCCAAAGGCACCGAAATCCCGGCGGGGTTGACACCGCCCGACGCTACCGCTCTGGAAATTGCGCTCCATGAGCAAGCCTTGCAGCCCCTACTTAAAGCGGAAATAGGTCGCCGGGAGCAGGAAACGCGTAGGATTTCCGAACACATGGAAATCAGTCTCAACGCGGTCATCGACAAAGTGCAGTGCCAATTCGCCGAATTGATGAACCAGAAAGAGGCGGGCACCAATGAAATCGGCCTTGAGGGGCGTCTCAAGATGACTGAAGACCGTCTCGATGAACTGAATAATCGTCTCGAAACCCGTCGGGCCGAGCTGCTCCAGGAGCGTGAATGCACCATCAGTAACATTCACCGTTTCGCCTCCGCTTGGGTATTGCCGCATCCGGACCGTGAGGCTCCTGACATAAAGCCCATGGTAAGCGATCCAGAAATCGAGCGTATTGCCGTGGAAACTGTCATTGCCCACGAAGAGGCCCGTGGATGGAAGGTGCAGAGCGTTGAAAGTGAGAATCGTGGCTTCGACCTCATCTCGCGGCGGCCCCATTCCGAAGACCCGCAGACCTCTGTTGAAGTGCGATTCATCGAAGTCAAAGGCCGTTCCCATATCGGCGAGGTGGCTCTTACGACCAATGAATTTCAGACCGCCGAACGGCTCCAGGGTGACTTCTGGCTCTACGTCGTCTTCAACTGCGCCACTAATCCGGAATTGCACATCATTCGAAATCCTGCTCGCCTTGGGTGGAAACCCCTCGTCAAGATAGAACATTACCATGTTGGACCGCAGGATATTTTGCGGGCGGAGGAGGGCTGA
- a CDS encoding DarT ssDNA thymidine ADP-ribosyltransferase family protein: MSIPDEHKTRHIYQFTHLDNLPDILQHGLLSYNEKERRGISHISIASSSIQDRRAVMDVSVGPGGVVHNYVPFYFCSRSPMLLSVVNAKNVDQLYLLYLGVPIDVLTLPKAVFTNASANTAVPPTFYSDPSDLVNLDWANIDSKKWGSPSDDARHARMAEALIHRRLKVSKIDHIIVWNDMVKEKVEEIYAEADIDPPAIVFDGHRGRHFYYINFYDKGGRVSIVTGPICLRNQYEAAAKEVMETRSEESPDEAMFDSIEDAVDELDDDFCALPELAEINDLPTANQEHREDVGAHTRTVVDKLRNSDLFEALSDREKVLVEFAAYLHDIGKGKSPRDDQGRQRVDADHPARAISLVQRILTEDIETIDEEEVRQIILLVAYHDLIGDILGKGRDRQQLLDVIECAEDFDMLAALNCADVESLIPEGGLARMISSHPGWLERIKAGLPDLREWTLENLEDEE, translated from the coding sequence ATGTCGATACCTGATGAACACAAGACCCGCCATATCTACCAGTTTACGCATCTGGACAATCTGCCGGACATTTTGCAGCACGGCCTCCTGTCATACAACGAAAAGGAGCGGCGCGGAATTTCCCACATTTCCATTGCATCTAGCAGTATTCAGGACCGTCGGGCAGTGATGGACGTTTCAGTTGGCCCCGGCGGCGTAGTGCACAACTACGTACCTTTCTATTTCTGTTCCAGATCTCCCATGCTTCTTTCGGTCGTAAACGCAAAGAACGTTGATCAACTCTATCTGCTTTATCTTGGTGTTCCCATTGACGTATTGACTTTGCCTAAAGCCGTTTTCACTAATGCCTCCGCAAATACTGCCGTACCACCGACATTTTACTCGGACCCGTCGGATCTAGTAAACCTCGACTGGGCGAATATCGATTCCAAGAAATGGGGTAGCCCGTCTGATGATGCTCGCCACGCGCGTATGGCTGAGGCGTTGATTCATAGGCGTTTAAAAGTGTCGAAAATCGACCACATCATTGTCTGGAATGATATGGTTAAGGAAAAGGTTGAAGAGATTTACGCCGAAGCCGACATAGACCCTCCCGCTATTGTATTCGATGGCCACAGGGGAAGGCACTTCTACTATATCAATTTTTACGACAAAGGGGGAAGGGTATCAATCGTCACGGGACCGATATGTCTCCGAAATCAATATGAAGCGGCTGCAAAGGAAGTGATGGAGACCCGGAGTGAAGAATCTCCGGATGAAGCAATGTTCGATAGTATTGAGGACGCTGTTGATGAGCTCGATGATGACTTCTGCGCTTTGCCGGAGCTTGCTGAAATCAACGATCTGCCCACCGCGAACCAGGAGCATCGTGAGGATGTCGGGGCGCATACCCGGACCGTGGTCGATAAGCTGAGAAACTCTGACCTCTTTGAAGCGCTATCCGACCGAGAAAAGGTTTTGGTCGAATTTGCCGCATATCTTCATGATATAGGCAAGGGAAAAAGCCCGCGAGACGATCAAGGGCGTCAAAGAGTCGACGCGGATCATCCCGCGAGGGCAATTTCACTGGTTCAAAGGATTCTGACCGAAGATATCGAAACAATCGATGAGGAAGAGGTTCGACAGATAATTTTACTCGTCGCCTACCATGACTTGATCGGCGACATCCTTGGCAAAGGGCGCGACCGGCAGCAGCTTCTCGACGTGATCGAGTGCGCCGAAGACTTCGATATGCTCGCAGCCCTGAATTGCGCGGACGTTGAGAGCCTTATTCCGGAGGGTGGATTGGCCAGAATGATCTCTTCACATCCCGGTTGGCTCGAAAGAATTAAGGCAGGTCTGCCCGATCTGCGGGAATGGACTTTGGAAAATTTGGAGGACGAGGAATAG
- a CDS encoding DUF4815 domain-containing protein, producing MSISRDTFDPTKNYKQIRYHQDRDLLDSELNEQQEIINLERKKIADMLFKEGAVISGLGVSVTDNVLTVAEGIVYVDGYLEQVPGAVLTYDPAKTSGVDYVYVELLKYNYGYNQDAALINPATGEPTAEREKWVLTQKNHDTSGETLPNNVLERKVIPIYKFDRETGDVTATVQEKSNMYLRDLLGTIPGSRITVSSITEDQLSFAAAEGLNSLLQNLAERTFDQAGSYLVKGLDSFIGDNDSDNVEVITNAGRAYIQGFRLQKDLPTTTLVPKSVATKSVRGEQKTYNVGTRRYALNSTPLKESTQVEAIVEIVSNITRGSVGGGEDLLTPNPVVDILEVSQGATVFQESVDWQQSGNYVDWLGSGSEPAIGTTYTVRWTYTKQMIKGTDYVDGGWFGESGHPSAGEHFYQVTVLDASGETEYDPADVVSRDTLASEINKLSWLPVNGATGYRVYRGTQNTDRADFQLLKEVASGATTYVDDGVDEIVGGNPPASNTSGLTMSPVQIALGNLSLVNFGRTGLGDDPVDGSNCSVDYDYYLGRKDIIYATTGEIKRLEGAPADFPKLPVVPEGTLGLCSVDCPPNSVEMDIINFGLTRVTMDQIHEIIDDVEDLKYNDAQFQMNNELQNRDAQTKKGVYSDDFSNDAQSDIYHSEWSARIDGVSQFVGPDRVSTPNLLEVDLGASDALFKGSLVLLPGTEEVLIEQADWSEEKNINPYAVFEKPDAAVEITPNIGRRGQTGIAVVGSNFTPSATDVTVRCDGQVVASNLTADAAGRVSASFVIPTNVRNGDRIVEVTDGTYSAQTNLQVNDPLVITRIQRIVVNRTIVRRQTIVQRVPPRIVRVPVVRTVWRWRWRWRRRDPLAQTFSFTQNRVVSAVGVHFTQKDASIPVTVQIRGVTTGLPNEVVLAEKVVSSDEISLSGETKITFDDPFYAEANTSYAVVLLTNSTNYRVRIATLGQMGQNGVITRQTYAQGVLLESSNAETWTPLNGSDLTVKIYGYDFQPSGEVRFQPVTGAQFSELNLDEYSAIPEGTGIVWEYSTDGGTTWDAIVPAEEENLPNIASDVLLRALFESAEINDSPALNYKDVNLIGHLNNTTGAYISRENELTQGVESTKVYTQMNIPSGTSLNWFASNDGGATWEPMSIETTREIDQEWTEYTLTRTFSDPSGTEVRYKAEMNGNNLVYPRIHTLGATLS from the coding sequence ATGTCCATCTCGCGCGATACATTCGACCCGACAAAAAACTATAAACAGATCCGCTACCACCAGGATCGCGACCTGCTCGACTCGGAATTGAACGAACAGCAGGAGATCATCAACCTCGAACGCAAAAAGATCGCCGACATGCTCTTCAAGGAGGGGGCGGTCATCAGCGGGCTTGGGGTATCGGTCACCGACAATGTGCTGACCGTTGCCGAAGGGATTGTCTATGTCGACGGTTATCTCGAGCAGGTTCCGGGCGCGGTTCTGACCTACGATCCCGCCAAGACATCGGGTGTGGACTACGTTTACGTCGAGTTGCTCAAATACAACTACGGTTACAACCAGGACGCGGCGCTCATCAATCCGGCCACGGGCGAACCAACCGCCGAGCGTGAAAAATGGGTTCTGACACAGAAAAACCATGACACGAGCGGTGAGACGCTGCCCAATAACGTTCTCGAGCGCAAAGTCATTCCTATTTACAAGTTCGACCGGGAAACAGGTGACGTCACCGCCACGGTCCAGGAAAAGTCCAACATGTACCTCCGGGATCTCCTGGGGACGATTCCCGGCAGTCGCATCACGGTCTCTTCCATCACCGAGGATCAGCTCTCCTTTGCCGCGGCGGAGGGGTTGAACTCGCTGCTCCAGAACCTGGCCGAACGAACCTTCGACCAGGCCGGTAGCTACCTGGTGAAGGGGCTGGACAGTTTCATCGGTGATAACGACAGCGACAACGTGGAGGTGATCACTAACGCCGGGCGGGCTTACATCCAGGGATTCCGCCTGCAAAAGGATCTGCCGACAACCACGTTGGTCCCCAAATCCGTCGCCACCAAATCGGTGCGCGGCGAGCAGAAGACGTACAACGTCGGTACCAGGCGCTATGCGCTCAACAGCACACCATTGAAGGAGAGTACTCAGGTCGAAGCCATTGTCGAGATTGTCTCCAATATCACACGCGGCTCGGTGGGAGGCGGAGAAGACCTTCTCACACCGAATCCGGTTGTGGATATTCTCGAGGTAAGCCAGGGTGCAACTGTTTTTCAAGAAAGCGTGGACTGGCAGCAGTCCGGCAATTATGTGGACTGGCTCGGATCGGGAAGCGAACCGGCCATCGGCACCACCTATACCGTACGCTGGACTTATACCAAGCAGATGATCAAAGGTACGGATTACGTGGACGGTGGTTGGTTCGGCGAATCCGGTCATCCCTCCGCCGGGGAACACTTCTACCAGGTTACGGTCCTGGACGCTTCAGGTGAGACCGAATATGACCCGGCTGATGTCGTTTCCCGCGATACCCTGGCCAGTGAAATTAACAAGCTGTCTTGGTTGCCGGTCAATGGAGCCACCGGCTATCGCGTTTACCGCGGCACGCAGAACACCGACCGGGCCGACTTTCAGCTTCTCAAGGAGGTCGCTTCCGGGGCCACCACCTACGTAGACGACGGCGTGGACGAGATCGTCGGCGGTAACCCACCCGCATCCAATACCAGTGGCCTGACCATGTCCCCGGTGCAGATCGCCCTGGGCAATTTGAGCCTGGTCAATTTCGGTCGAACCGGACTCGGCGACGACCCTGTGGACGGCTCAAACTGTAGCGTCGATTACGACTACTACCTGGGCCGTAAAGATATCATCTACGCCACGACCGGTGAGATTAAACGACTGGAAGGTGCGCCGGCTGATTTTCCAAAACTGCCGGTTGTACCCGAGGGCACACTGGGACTCTGCAGCGTCGACTGCCCGCCCAATTCGGTTGAGATGGACATCATCAACTTCGGTTTGACCCGCGTCACCATGGACCAGATCCACGAGATCATCGATGACGTGGAGGACCTCAAGTACAACGACGCCCAGTTCCAGATGAACAACGAGCTGCAGAACCGAGACGCGCAAACCAAGAAAGGCGTCTACTCGGACGATTTCTCCAATGACGCCCAGTCCGACATCTATCACAGCGAATGGAGCGCCAGGATTGACGGCGTGAGTCAATTTGTGGGGCCGGATCGTGTTTCCACACCCAACCTGCTCGAAGTCGACCTGGGTGCGAGTGACGCGCTGTTCAAAGGCAGCCTGGTGCTGCTTCCCGGCACGGAGGAGGTCCTGATCGAACAGGCCGACTGGTCCGAGGAGAAGAACATCAATCCTTATGCGGTCTTTGAAAAGCCCGATGCAGCGGTGGAGATCACACCGAACATCGGACGCCGGGGACAGACCGGCATCGCCGTGGTCGGTTCCAACTTCACGCCCAGCGCAACAGATGTCACCGTACGCTGCGACGGACAGGTGGTCGCTTCCAACCTCACGGCTGACGCTGCCGGACGGGTGAGCGCATCCTTTGTTATCCCAACCAATGTCCGTAATGGCGACCGGATTGTCGAAGTAACCGACGGCACCTATTCGGCCCAGACCAACCTGCAGGTCAACGATCCGCTCGTGATCACCCGAATCCAGCGCATTGTGGTCAACCGCACCATCGTGCGCAGACAAACCATCGTACAGCGGGTTCCGCCGCGTATCGTCCGGGTGCCGGTCGTTCGGACCGTGTGGCGTTGGAGATGGCGATGGCGCAGGCGCGACCCGCTGGCCCAGACCTTCAGTTTCACCCAGAACCGTGTCGTCTCGGCCGTGGGCGTTCATTTCACTCAAAAGGACGCGTCCATCCCGGTGACGGTTCAGATCCGCGGTGTGACCACCGGCTTGCCCAACGAAGTGGTTCTGGCCGAGAAGGTGGTTTCTTCTGACGAGATCAGCCTGAGTGGCGAAACCAAGATCACCTTCGACGATCCATTCTACGCCGAGGCGAACACCAGCTACGCCGTCGTGCTGCTCACCAACAGCACCAACTATCGCGTGCGCATCGCCACGCTGGGACAGATGGGGCAAAACGGCGTCATCACCCGGCAGACCTATGCACAGGGTGTGCTTTTGGAAAGCTCCAATGCCGAGACCTGGACCCCGCTCAACGGTTCCGATCTCACAGTGAAGATTTACGGATACGATTTCCAGCCGTCCGGCGAGGTTCGATTCCAGCCTGTCACCGGCGCGCAATTCAGCGAACTCAATCTTGATGAATACTCGGCCATCCCGGAAGGCACAGGCATCGTCTGGGAATATTCCACGGACGGTGGAACCACCTGGGACGCTATCGTGCCCGCCGAGGAGGAAAACCTGCCGAACATCGCAAGCGATGTGTTGCTGCGAGCGCTTTTTGAAAGCGCCGAGATTAACGACTCACCGGCGTTGAACTACAAGGACGTGAACCTGATCGGGCATCTGAACAACACGACCGGGGCTTATATCTCCCGCGAGAACGAACTGACCCAGGGAGTGGAATCCACCAAGGTCTACACGCAGATGAACATTCCCAGCGGTACCAGTCTCAACTGGTTCGCCTCCAACGACGGCGGTGCGACCTGGGAGCCCATGTCCATCGAGACAACACGGGAGATCGATCAGGAGTGGACCGAGTACACGCTCACCCGGACATTCTCCGATCCAAGCGGAACCGAGGTCCGCTACAAGGCGGAAATGAACGGCAACAACCTGGTCTACCCGCGGATTCACACCCTCGGGGCCACGTTGAGCTGA
- a CDS encoding VrlD, producing the protein MIVRQQGGLTEFIPSPREKRDGVIRDNALELMANLDARLQRIEMELDLPSEEAAAFTEIMKRIQQEETETRRINRKLLDSGVSHTERI; encoded by the coding sequence ATGATCGTTCGACAACAAGGTGGATTGACCGAGTTCATTCCTTCCCCGCGGGAAAAACGCGACGGAGTCATTCGTGACAACGCGCTGGAATTAATGGCGAACCTGGATGCACGGCTTCAGCGTATCGAGATGGAACTCGATCTTCCCAGCGAAGAGGCTGCGGCCTTTACCGAGATCATGAAACGCATTCAGCAGGAAGAAACCGAAACCAGGCGGATTAACCGGAAGCTGCTTGATTCCGGTGTCAGCCACACTGAGAGGATATGA
- a CDS encoding macro domain-containing protein, protein MIRYAQGDIFDTPADIRINTVNCVGVMGAGVALAFKNRYPEMFKKYAKACKAGEVRPGKPHVWEKSEFDEVVTVVNLPTKDHWRQPSEYEYVEKGLRWLREFIEKRGKVRVALPALGCGHGGLDWLRVQKMIEAALGDLAVEIIVFEPSSSHAAGERLDESTLARLKELGIKRLQSGDPGYPETLRGRSGATVYLKGDVEALSGPMVAVIPSIKPSEREIQGVVACVKELANPGVRILTGYSAKTDRPVIRTALEQGAHVIICLVEGILLFNIRRDLQDVWDEDRVTVLSAAKPQQKWYPGGAGKATAIKLSLADVALVSDPYPKWLSGFARNRTTGIRARIFYMNYGDMQEDIKASLRELHAKPLGRSRESGKPNVAEVLAALARTEPQKEASASVPIVHESKDDKRTCAD, encoded by the coding sequence ATGATCCGCTACGCACAAGGTGATATCTTTGACACACCTGCGGACATCCGCATCAATACGGTGAACTGTGTTGGCGTAATGGGTGCGGGGGTGGCCCTGGCATTCAAGAACCGATACCCGGAAATGTTCAAGAAGTACGCCAAGGCATGCAAAGCCGGCGAAGTGCGACCAGGAAAGCCCCACGTTTGGGAAAAGAGTGAGTTCGACGAAGTTGTCACGGTTGTCAACCTGCCGACGAAAGATCACTGGAGGCAACCTTCCGAGTACGAGTACGTCGAGAAGGGTTTGCGATGGCTGCGTGAGTTTATCGAGAAGCGCGGTAAAGTGCGCGTTGCACTTCCTGCCTTAGGCTGTGGGCACGGCGGACTGGACTGGTTACGCGTCCAGAAAATGATAGAGGCGGCTCTTGGCGATTTGGCCGTCGAGATCATCGTGTTTGAACCATCGTCTTCCCACGCGGCCGGCGAGCGCCTGGACGAGTCAACCCTCGCCCGTTTAAAGGAACTCGGTATCAAACGCCTGCAATCTGGCGATCCCGGCTATCCCGAGACGTTGCGCGGCAGATCAGGCGCAACCGTTTATCTGAAGGGGGATGTGGAAGCACTGAGCGGCCCCATGGTAGCGGTAATCCCATCGATTAAACCGTCCGAACGCGAAATACAGGGTGTCGTAGCCTGCGTGAAGGAACTGGCCAATCCAGGCGTCCGTATCTTGACCGGATATTCCGCAAAGACGGACCGCCCCGTCATTCGCACTGCGCTGGAACAGGGTGCGCATGTCATCATTTGTCTTGTAGAAGGCATTCTTTTGTTCAACATCCGGCGCGATTTACAGGACGTGTGGGACGAAGACCGGGTGACTGTACTTTCAGCGGCCAAACCGCAGCAAAAATGGTATCCGGGCGGCGCAGGGAAAGCAACGGCGATTAAATTATCACTCGCTGATGTGGCACTGGTTTCTGATCCGTACCCCAAATGGTTGTCGGGCTTTGCGCGTAACAGGACAACTGGAATTCGTGCCAGAATTTTTTACATGAACTATGGGGATATGCAGGAAGACATCAAGGCATCCTTGCGGGAATTGCATGCGAAGCCACTCGGCAGAAGCCGGGAGTCAGGCAAGCCGAATGTGGCTGAGGTACTCGCCGCTCTCGCACGTACAGAACCGCAGAAAGAGGCCAGTGCATCTGTTCCCATAGTGCACGAATCCAAAGACGACAAAAGAACTTGTGCCGATTGA